One genomic segment of Sminthopsis crassicaudata isolate SCR6 chromosome 2, ASM4859323v1, whole genome shotgun sequence includes these proteins:
- the ZFHX2 gene encoding zinc finger homeobox protein 2, whose translation MATLNSLSVASNPSTPAHNAPSPPQDLPSGMSSAPATKDPPTAATTDRMRPSEPGGHQLEPGCGLVPPKEIREQLLEPDCGLIPPKELGAEEEEDKEEEEAQEEEAGPPPWDLTDHLLFTEDGAAYLLAEVPLSGHSKLLLPKGFPWGESGTEEESGLPLRVCPSSTHLTLLHVQHGFDRIQGFSSSDQILPHNTSAPPPAACEGGDGAFRSYRLAPLPPRDPKDGPTGSGNGDHRELFWLCLLCRLGFGGPKAFVVHAQSHGVKLAPVQHQSLPGCPAVIQEGKEGSTVLVSFLEPKISPGPLPTTLLSNGAVSGMVNVAQDGDSPPEAGNQGPPLPLEEDMVPSPPSPPATPTAWDPNPTQAKESLVVAGEAGPDWFPEGQEEDGGLCPPLNQSSPSPKDGGALPAQADSPEDPNDPPRPYRLADDYAPAPPAFQGLSLSSHMSLLHSRNSCKTLKCPKCNWHYKYQQTLDVHMREKHPENNSHCSYCSAGGAHPRLARGESYNCGYKPYRCEVCNYSTTTKGNLSIHMQSDKHLANLQGFQAGPGSQGSPTEAALPAPAADKEPKAKSSWQCKVCSYETNISRNLRIHMTSEKHMQNVLLLHQGLPLGLPPGLVGPGPPPPPGATPANPPELFQYYGPQGLGQPPAPLPGPGLRPDKPLEAQLLLNGFHHLGPPARKFPTPAPGSLSPEPRLPPSQLLGPTMDGLPTSPPPDEDPSLKVFRCLVCQAFSTDSLELLLYHCTLGRSLPEAEWKEVAGDTHRCKLCCYGTQLKANFQLHLKTDKHAQKYQLVAHLREGSGGSPVPVPPLGEGAPYGPISPLHLRCNLCDFESNSKEKMQLHARGATHEENSQVYKFLLEMEGSEAGVELGLYRCLLCAWETPSRLALLQHLRAPAHRDAQAQRRLQLLQSGRVAEEGISALQSILCFSHSQPRTPAKAPIAAHMEPSIAEKNPQNKAPSLASEEAENRTGPSGDNINQTVVYCCPYCSFISPASEQVQAHTIAQHAVQPKYRCPLCQEQLVGRSGLHFHLSHLHNVVPECVEKLLLVATTVGMTFLTKVLPGTSLSPIGDSPQPPAPGTEPVSSRDSAVGEGPNLLPEVNPDLLPEPPPAPAEAPDKPLTSPEKPPSPAPSPLPQPEPQTEEASPIMPTVEEEDGPAGECRPAEPAPADARHPLSYRKTTNFALDKFLDPARPYKCTVCKESFTQKNILLVHYNSVSHLHKMKKAAIDPLAPARGEGGAPPTAATATDKPFKCTVCRVSYNQSSTLEIHMRSVLHQTRSRGAKADAKAEGPERSQEESKEADPEGVGGAEKKGPEPSSLVPGLPFLSPPPPSLDLHRFPAPLFTPPVLPPFPLVPESLLKLQQQQLLLPFYLHDLKVGPKLALAGPTPVLSLPPPTPPPPPPALKAEPAERERERPPVAEERGEAGPSSPSCQPPNEAARTAAKALLENFGFELVIQYNEGKQPAPPPPTPPPPEALGSGDKLACGACGKLFSNMLILKTHEEHVHRRFLPFEALSRYAAQFRKSYDSLYPPPAEPPKLPEGSADSSAAPLCSPFLVPEPEAGGSQPPEEHLRPGGRWLQEEEDCRKSPLPAPAPTGRRFSRTKFTEFQSQALQSFFETSAYPKDGEVERLAGLLGLASRVVVVWFQNARQKARKHAGDGGPVTAMGAGTGSSACRRCHASFSCIFELVRHLKKCYDDRPPEEEEEGEEEEEEAAEEEDPEEEQALAPPADPEAPAPGSPEGEDLCQAETTTPAEGDTEGTAPASPCPAHTCDQCAAAFASQELLSSHQRLHFVPPVPPGASPHLLDLPLLVFGERGPLVSGPSPASGPPLKRKHEEGSLSPTGSEAGGPGEGEPPRDKRLRTTILPEQLEILYRWYMQDSNPTRKMLDCISEEVGLKKRVVQVWFQNTRARERKGQFRSTPGSVSSPAIKTPAPPTSVPFTKFGLLVGKVEEGVGREVSKREAPTLPYATASPTTGSASFLPPVKEAKEASATPSDAIPTPPPPPPPPEEEEPLKASPETEVCSPSGGDLSDSSASSLAEPESPGAGGGSGGGAGGGGGTPDGLGQRRYRTQMSSLQLKIMKACYEAYRTPTMQECEVLGEEIGLPKRVIQVWFQNARAKEKKAKLQGVGGGGGGGSNEGPMGAPRTDCPYCDVKYDFYVSCRGHLFSRQHLAKLKEAVRAQLKSESKCYDLAPAPEAPLVPKAPPPTTTATLPLGTANTLPRLAPVLLSGPALAQPPLSSLAPFSSGPAASSGLISLAAAASVLPTTSVVQPSPARPLPQRTDQTNPTAVDPVPGPPAETSGDNIPDERKCAATGVTSSTDALKNLKALKATVPTLLGGQFLPFPLPTAGGAAPPAVFGPQLQGAYFQQLYGMKKGLFPMNPVIPQTLIGLLPNALLQPPPQPPEPVATAPLKPPELHLPSEGEPGEADELLAGTTGISTVDVTHRYLCRQCKMAFEGEAPAAAHQRSFCFFGRGPGAGMPPPLRVPICTYHCLACEVLLSGREALAAHLRSSAHRRKAAPPPPPGGQPVTNATAFAKEEARLPHTDSNPKTTSTSTLLAL comes from the exons ATGGCCACCCTTAACTCACTCTCCGTTGCAAGTAACCCCTCCACCCCTGCTCATAATGCCCCGTCCCCGCCTCAGGACCTTCCCTCTGGCATGTCCTCCGCACCTGCCACCAAAGATCCCCCCACTGCTGCCACCACTGACAGAATGAGGCCCTCAGAGCCCGGGGGGCACCAGCTTGAGCCAGGCTGTGGCCTCGTCCCACCAAAGGAGATCAGGGAGCAGCTACTGGAACCAGACTGTGGCCTCATCCCACCAAAGGAGCTTGGAGCcgaggaggaggaagataaagaggaggaggaagcacAGGAGGAAGAAGCAGGGCCCCCTCCCTGGGATTTGACTGATCACTTGCTCTTCACTGAAGATGGGGCCGCCTATCTGCTGGCTGAAGTGCCCCTCTCTGGCCACAGTAAGCTCCTCTTACCAAAGGGCTTCCCCTGGGGTGAGTCAGGGACTGAGGAAGAGTCCGGCCTGCCTCTCCGCGTCTGCCCGTCCTCCACTCACCTTACACTCCTCCACGTCCAACACGGTTTTGACCGAATTCAAGGCTTTAGCTCTTCTGACCAAATTCTGCCCCATAATACCTCAGCGCCACCTCCGGCCGCCTGCGAGGGAGGGGATGGAGCCTTCCGGAGCTACCGGCTGGCCCCACTCCCACCCAGAGATCCCAAAGATGGCCCCACAGGGAGTGGGAACGGAGACCACAGGGAACTCTTCTGGCTCTGCTTGCTGTGCCGCCTGGGGTTCGGTGGGCCCAAGGCTTTTGTAGTTCATGCTCAGTCTCATGGAGTAAAGTTGGCCCCGGTTCAGCACCAGAGCCTGCCAGGCTGCCCAGCTGTAATacaagaggggaaggaagggtcCACAGTGCTTGTCAGTTTTCTGGAACCAAAAATCTCTCCTGGTCCCCTGCCCACCACACTCCTCAGCAATGGAGCAGTGAGTGGAATGGTGAATGTAGCCCAGGATGGGGACAGTCCTCCTGAGGCAGGAAACCAGGGCCCTCCACTGCCCCTTGAGGAAGACATGGTCCCTAGCCCACCTTCCCCACCTGCCACCCCGACTGCCTGGGACCCCAACCCAACCCAAGCCAAAGAATCGCTAGTGGTAGCAGGTGAAGCAGGGCCAGATTGGTTCCCTGAGGGGCAAGAGGAGGATGGGGGACTTTGCCCCCCACTCAACCAAAGTTCACCCTCCCCCAAAGATGGGGGAGCTCTCCCAGCCCAGGCTGACTCACCTGAAGATCCCAATGATCCACCCCGTCCCTATCGGCTGGCTGATGACTATGCGCCAGCCCCACCAGCTTTCCAGGGCCTCAGTCTCTCCAGCCACATGTCCCTGCTGCACTCTCGGAACTCCTGCAAGACACTCAAGTGTCCCAAGTGCAACTGGCACTACAAGTACCAGCAGACCCTGGATGTCCACATGAGGGAGAAGCACCCCGAGAACAACAGTCATTGCAGCTACTGCAGTGCAGGAGGGGCCCACCCCCGCCTGGCAAGAGGGGAGAGCTACAACTGCGGCTACAAGCCCTACCGATGCGAGGTATGCAACTACTCCACCACCACCAAGGGGAACCTCAGCATCCACATGCAGTCGGATAAGCACTTGGCCAACCTCCAAGGTTTTCAGGCTGGCCCCGGAAGTCAAGGGAGTCCCACGGAGGCAGCACTTCCGGCCCCAGCTGCAGACAAGGAACCCAAGGCCAAGTCCTCCTGGCAATGCAAGGTCTGCAGCTATGAAACCAATATCTCCCGGAACCTTCGGATCCACATGACCTCAGAGAAGCACATGCAGAATGTTCTGCTGCTACATCAGGGGCTGCCTCTGGGGCTGCCTCCTGGGCTGGTGGGACCAGGCCCTCCCCCACCACCAGGAGCCACCCCTGCCAACCCCCCTGAGCTGTTCCAGTACTATGGGCCACAGGGCCTGGGCCAGCCCCCAGCCCCTTTGCCTGGCCCAGGGCTGAGGCCGGACAAGCCCTTGGAGGCCCAGCTTCTCCTCAATGGCTTTCATCACCTGGGACCACCTGCCCGGAAATTCCCCACTCCTG CCCCTGGCAGCCTTTCCCCGGAACCTCGCCTTCCCCCCAGTCAGCTTTTGGGGCCCACCATGGACGGCCTACCCACCTCACCCCCACCAGATGAAGACCCCTCGCTGAAAGTGTTCCGATGCCTGGTGTGCCAGGCTTTCAGCACAGACAGCCTGGAACTGCTACTATACCACTGTACCCTGGGCCGAAGCCTCCCCGAAGCTGAATGGAAGGAGGTAGCTGGAGATACCCATCGCTGCAAACTCTGCTGCTATGGGACTCAGCTCAAGGCCAACTTCCAGCTCCATCTTAAGACCGATAAGCATGCCCAGAAATACCAGCTGGTGGCCCACCTGAGGGAGGGCAGCGGGGGTAGTCCTGTTCCAGTACCCCCTCTGGGGGAGGGCGCTCCCTATGGGCCAATCTCTCCCTTACACCTGCGCTGTAACCTTTGTGACTTTGAGTCTAACAGCAAGGAGAAAATGCAGCTCCATGCCCGGGGTGCCACACATGAGGAAAACAGCCAAGTCTACAAG tTCCTGCTGGAGATGGAAGGGTCAGAGGCAGGGGTGGAATTGGGACTTTACCGATGTCTTCTGTGTGCATGGGAAACACCTTCCCGATTGGCTCTGTTGCAACACCTTCGGGCCCCGGCTCACCGAGATGCCCAGGCCCAGCGCCGGCTTCAGCTACTGCAGAGCGGACGTGTAGCTGAGGAAGGAATCTCCGCTCTTCAGAGCATCCTGTGCTTCAGCCATAGCCAGCCCCGAACTCCTG CAAAAGCTCCTATTGCTGCCCACATGGAGCCATCTATTGCAGAAAAAAACCCTCAGAACAAGGCCCCATCACTAG CTTCTGAAGAGGCAGAAAATAGGACTGGCCCTTCGGGGGACAATATCAACCAGACTGTG GTGTACTGCTGTCCGTACTGCAGCTTCATCAGCCCTGCCAGTGAGCAGGTACAGGCCCATACCATAGCCCAGCACGCCGTGCAGCCCAAGTACCGGTGCCCACTGTGCCAAGAACAGCTGGTGGGACGGTCTGGTCTTCATTTTCACCTTAGCCACCTGCACAATGTGGTGCCTGAATGTGTTGAAAAACTACTTCTGGTG gcCACAACTGTGGGAATGACCTTTTTGACCAAAGTGCTGCCTGGGACCAGTCTCAGTCCTATAGGGGATAGCCCTCAACCCCCAGCTCCTGGAACAGAACCAGTGTCCAGTAGAGACTCTGCAGTGG GAGAAGGTCCCAACCtgctcccagaagtcaatccagACCTTCTACCAGAGCCTCCTCCAGCTCCAGCCGAGGCCCCTGACAAACCTTTGACAAGCCCGGAAAAGCCCCCTTCTCCAGCCCCTTCTCCACTTCCTCAGCCTGAGCCCCAGACTGAAGAAGCGTCCCCCATAATGCCCACAGTTGAAGAGGAAGATGGGCCAGCAGGGGAGTGTCGCCCAGCAGAGCCAGCTCCTGCCGACGCCCGACATCCCCTGTCCTACCGGAAGACTACCAACTTTGCTCTAGACAAGTTCTTGGATCCTGCCCGTCCTTACAAGTGCACAGTGTGTAAGGAATCCTTCACCCAGAAAAATATCCTCCTGGTACATTACAACTCTGTCTCCCATCTACATAAGATGAAGAAAGCTGCCATTGACCCCTTGGCCCCAGccaggggggaggggggcgcACCCCCCACAGCTGCCACTGCCACAGACAAGCCCTTCAAGTGCACGGTCTGCAGAGTCTCCTACAACCAGAGCTCCACCCTGGAGATCCACATGCGGTCGGTCCTGCACCAGACTCGGTCTCGGGGAGCTAAGGCCGATGCCAAGGCCGAGGGGCCCGAGAGGAGCCAGGAAGAGTCCAAGGAGGCTGACCCTGAAGGGGTGGGGGGCGCAGAGAAGAAGGGGCCCGAGCCCAGCAGCCTGGTTCCTGGGCTGCCCTTCCTGTCCCCGCCACCCCCATCCTTGGACCTGCACCGGTTCCCAGCCCCTCTCTTCACTCCCCCAGTGCTGCCTCCGTTCCCTCTTGTTCCTGAGTCTCTGCTCAAGctccagcagcagcagctgctccTGCCCTTCTACCTGCATGACCTCAAGGTGGGGCCCAAGCTGGCACTAGCAGGGCCTACCCCAGTGCTCTCCCTGccgccccccacccccccacccccgccacCCGCCCTCAAAGCGGAGCCGGCAGAGCGGGAACGAGAGCGCCCCCCCGTGGCCGAGGAGAGAGGGGAGGCGGGGCCATCTTCCCCATCCTGCCAGCCTCCCAACGAGGCGGCCCGGACAGCAGCCAAGGCCCTGCTGGAGAACTTTGGCTTTGAGCTGGTGATCCAGTACAATGAGGGCAAGCAGCCGGCACCACCACCCCCTACCCCACCCCCTCCTGAGGCCCTGGGGAGCGGGGACAAGCTGGCCTGTGGAGCCTGTGGAAAGCTCTTCTCCAACATGCTCATCCTCAAAACCCATGAGGAGCACGTCCATCGGCGCTTCCTGCCTTTTGAAGCCCTCAGCCGTTACGCTGCTCAGTTCCGAAAGAGCTACGACAGCCTGTACCCACCCCCGGCAGAGCCCCCTAAGCTTCCGGAGGGCTCCGCAGACTCCTCCGCTGCCCCGCTCTGCTCACCTTTCCTGGTGCCCGAGCCTGAGGCTGGGGGCAGCCAGCCCCCCGAGGAGCACCTCCGTCCAGGAGGACGCTGGCTCCAAGAGGAAGAAGACTGCAGGAAGAGTCCCCTCCCCGCCCCTGCCCCTACAGGCCGCCGCTTCTCCCGCACCAAGTTCACAGAATTCCAGTCCCAGGCCCTGCAGTCCTTCTTTGAGACCAGCGCCTATCCCAAAGACGGGGAAGTGGAGCGGCTGGCGGGGCTCTTGGGCCTGGCCAGTCGGGTGGTGGTGGTGTGGTTCCAGAACGCTCGGCAGAAAGCCCGAAAGCACGCAGGGGATGGGGGCCCCGTGACCGCCATGGGAGCAGGGACGGGATCCTCGGCCTGCAGGCGCTGCCATGCCAGCTTCTCCTGCATCTTTGAGCTCGTGCGGCACCTCAAGAAATGCTATGACGACCGGCCaccagaagaggaggaggagggagaagaagaggaggaggaggcagctgAAGAGGAAGACCCCGAGGAAGAACAGGCACTAGCACCCCCAGCTGACCCAGAGGCTCCAGCACCAGGCTCTCCGGAAGGAGAGGACCTATGCCAGGCAGAGACTACCACGCCAGCAGAGGGAGACACTGAGGGGACAGCCCCGGCCTCCCCCTGCCCAGCCCACACCTGTGACCAGTGTGCTGCTGCTTTTGCCAGCCAGGAGCTCTTGAGCAGCCACCAAAGACTCCATTTTGTGCCACCAGTGCCACCTGGTGCCTCTCCACACCTCTTGGACTTGCCCCTGTTAGTGTTTGGTGAACGTGGCCCCCTGGTGTCAGGACCCTCTCCAGCCTCAGGGCCTCCTCTGAAACGCAAGCATGAAGAGGGCAGCCTGTCACCAACAGGAAGTGAGGCTGGGGGACCCGGGGAGGGTGAGCCACCCCGAGACAAACGTCTCCGTACCACCATCCTGCCTGAGCAGCTGGAAATCTTGTACCGCTGGTATATGCAGGACTCCAACCCGACCCGCAAGATGCTGGACTGTATCTCTGAGGAGGTGGGGCTTAAGAAGCGGGTGGTGCAGGTCTGGTTCCAGAATACCAGAGCCCGGGAGCGGAAAGGTCAGTTTCGAAGCACTCCTGGAAGCGTATCCAGCCCAGCCATCAAGACCCCTGCCCCACCCACCTCTGTGCCCTTCACAAAATTTGGCCTCTTAGTGGGCAAAGTAGAAGAGGGAGTAGGAAGGGAAGTCTCCAAGCGAGAAGCACCCACCCTCCCCTATGCAACAGCCTCTCCCACCACTGGCTCTGCATCCTTTCTACCCCCTGTCAAGGAAGCTAAGGAGGCCAGTGCCACCCCATCAGATGCTATCCCAACCCCACCACCACCTCCCCCACCTCCAGAGGAAGAGGAGCCACTAAAGGCATCTCCGGAGACTGAGGTCTGCAGTCCATCAGGAGGGGACTTGAGTGACTCATCTGCTTCCAGCCTGGCTGAGCCAGAGTCACCCGGtgctgggggagggagtggcGGTGGAgctggaggtgggggtgggacCCCCGATGGGCTAGGACAGCGCCGCTATCGGACCCAGATGAGCAGCTTGCAGCTGAAGATCATGAAGGCCTGCTATGAGGCCTACCGCACTCCAACCATGCAGGAGTGTGAAGTCCTCGGAGAAGAGATTGGGCTTCCAAAGAGAGTCATCCAGGTGTGGTTCCAGAATGCTCGTGCCAAGGAAAAGAAGGCCAAGTTACAAGGggtgggaggaggtgggggaggcGGCAGCAATGAAGGCCCCATGGGAGCTCCCCGAACTGACTGCCCTTACTGCGATGTCAAGTATGATTTCTACGTCTCCTGCCGGGGCCATCTGTTCTCCCGTCAACATCTGGCCAAGCTTAAAGAGGCAGTCCGGGCCCAGCTCAAGAGTGAAAGCAAGTGCTATGACTTGGCTCCTGCCCCTGAAGCTCCCCTGGTCCCTAAGGCCCCTCCACCCACCACAACTGCCACGCTCCCCCTGGGAACTGCCAACACCCTGCCTCGGCTGGCCCCTGTGCTCCTGTCTGGCCCTGCTCTGGCTCAACCCCCGCTGAGCAGCTTAGCCCCCTTCAGTTCAG gCCCTGCGGCTTCTTCAGGCCTCATTAGCCTGGCTGCCGCCGCCTCTGTCTTGCCGACTACTTCAGTCGTCCAGCCCAGTCCAGCTCGCCCCTTACCTCAGAGAACAGATCAGACCAACCCCACTGCAGTGGACCCTGTTCCAGGGCCTCCTGCTGAAACTTCAGGGGACAACATCCCTGATGAGCGTAAGTGTGCTGCCACTGGGGTCACTTCCTCTACCGACGCCCTCAAGAACCTCAAAGCCCTGAAGGCCACAGTACCCACCCTGCTAGGGGGCCAGTTTCTGCCCTTCCCCCTGCCTACTGCAGGGGGGGCTGCCCCCCCAGCCGTCTTTGGTCCACAGCTCCAAGGGGCCTATTTCCAACAGCTCTATGGTATGAAGAAGGGGCTGTTCCCCATGAACCCTGTGATACCTCAGACCCTCATTGGGCTGCTCCCCAATGCCCTCCTCCAGCCGCCACCCCAGCCCCCTGAGCCTGTGGCCACAGCTCCCCTGAAGCCACCAGAGCTGCACCTCCCCAGTGAGGGTGAGCCTGGGGAAGCTGATGAATTGCTAGCGGGTACCACTGGCATTTCCACCGTGGATGTGACCCACCGCTACCTGTGCCGCCAATGCAAGATGGCATTTGAGGGAGAGGCACCTGCTGCTGCCCACCAGAGGTCTTTCTGCTTCTTTGGAAGGGGTCCTGGGGCTGGTATGCCCCCCCCTCTCCGTGTACCCATCTGTACCTACCACTGCCTGGCGTGTGAGGTGCTGCTGAGCGGGAGGGAGGCCCTGGCAGCACATCTGCGCTCCTCAGCGCACCGGCGCAAGGCAGCCCCTCCTCCACCCCCAGGAGGCCAGCCGGTCACCAATGCCACGGCTTTTGCCAAAGAGGAAGCAAGATTACCTCACACGGACTCCAACCCAAAAACTACTTCTACCTCTACACTTCTAGCTTTATAA
- the THTPA gene encoding thiamine-triphosphatase encodes MTHPWIEVEQKFVPRPGIEDRLKELGGTQESHISFRDSYYDTPELTLMKADHWLRHREGSGWELKCPGAGGNTGSHTKYMELTAEAAIAAHLCERLGTAGLGTESVSEMLGRLELQEVASFVTERSVWKLALSGAGDEEEPLTVDLDTADFGYAVGEVEALVREEAEVPKALEKIHSLSSLLGVSQQEQTPAKLIVYLKRFRPQDYQRLLEVATGKNDEQQGSAAIEN; translated from the exons ATGACACATCCCTGGATTGAGGTGGAACAGAAGTTTGTCCCAAGACCGGGAATCGAGGATCGGTTGAAGGAACTGGGTGGCACTCAGGAGAGCCACATTTCTTTCCGAGATAGCTACTATGACACTCCAGAGCTCACTCTCATGAAGGCCGACCACTGGCTCCGGCATCGAGAAGGGAGTGGTTGGGAGCTCAAGTGCCCTGGAGCAGGAGGCAACACGGGCTCCCATACCAAGTACATGGAGCTCACAGCGGAGGCTGCCATAGCGGCCCACTTGTGTGAGAGGTTGGGGACTGCAGGGCTGGGCACTGAGAGTGTATCGGAGATGCTGGGGCGCCTGGAGCTGCAGGAGGTGGCCAGTTTTGTCACAGAGCGCAGTGTCTGGAAACTGGCGCTCTCTGGAGCAGGTGATGAGGAGGAGCCCCTTACAGTGGACCTGGACACGGCAGACTTTGGCTATGCAGTGGGCGAAGTGGAGGCCCTAGTTCGAGAAGAGGCTGAGGTGCCAAAAGCCCTGGAGAAGATCCACAGTCTCAGCTCCTTGCTTG GTGTGTCACAACAGGAGCAAACACCTGCCAAACTGATTGTATATCTGAAGCGCTTTAGGCCTCAGGACTACCAGCGCCTACTAGAAGTGGCCACTGGGAAGAATGATGAACAACAAGGGTCTGCAGCCATAGAGAATTAA